Proteins found in one bacterium genomic segment:
- the hisG gene encoding ATP phosphoribosyltransferase, translating into MNKLKLALPKGSLQESTFTLFQHAGFQIYAGSRSYYFSTDDPDIEGVLLRAQEIPKYVEMGAFDAGISGNDWIRENRVKIVEVCELKYSKQGFRPVKIVLAVPQNSKIKGPKDLKGKIIATELVNLTKDYLKKYKVNAKVEFSYGATEIKAGTLVDAIVEITETGSTLISHNLKIVDVLMESAPKLIANKNSWKDKWKREKLENIALLLKGALEAEGKVGLKMNVECGKLEEIIKILPAMKKPTVSPLTDRKWVAVETIIDKKTAKVLIPELKRRGAQGIVEYPLNKVI; encoded by the coding sequence ATGAATAAACTGAAACTTGCTTTACCAAAAGGGTCTTTGCAGGAATCAACATTTACACTCTTTCAACATGCTGGTTTTCAGATATATGCTGGAAGCAGGAGTTATTACTTTTCCACAGATGACCCTGATATTGAAGGTGTACTTCTAAGGGCACAGGAGATACCAAAGTATGTGGAGATGGGTGCATTTGACGCAGGTATATCAGGTAATGACTGGATAAGAGAAAACAGGGTAAAAATTGTTGAGGTATGTGAATTAAAGTATTCTAAACAGGGATTCAGACCTGTAAAGATTGTACTTGCAGTTCCACAGAACTCAAAGATAAAAGGACCTAAAGACCTGAAAGGAAAGATAATAGCCACAGAACTTGTCAATCTCACAAAGGACTATCTTAAGAAATATAAGGTTAATGCAAAGGTAGAATTCTCTTACGGCGCCACAGAAATAAAAGCAGGGACTCTCGTAGATGCTATTGTTGAAATCACAGAAACAGGCAGCACCCTTATTTCTCATAACCTTAAGATAGTTGATGTATTGATGGAATCCGCACCAAAACTTATAGCAAACAAGAACTCATGGAAAGATAAATGGAAAAGAGAAAAACTTGAAAATATTGCTTTGCTGTTAAAAGGTGCTCTTGAGGCAGAAGGGAAGGTAGGACTGAAAATGAATGTTGAGTGTGGAAAACTTGAAGAGATTATAAAGATACTGCCTGCAATGAAAAAACCAACGGTATCCCCACTCACAGATAGAAAATGGGTTGCTGTGGAAACCATTATTGACAAAAAAACAGCAAAAGTTCTAATACCTGAACTTAAAAGACGTGGTGCACAGGGGATTGTAGAATACCCGTTGAACAAAGTGATATAA
- the gatC gene encoding Asp-tRNA(Asn)/Glu-tRNA(Gln) amidotransferase subunit GatC yields MGWKVQEGLTLTYLALMGFVHPPHQLSGSARRCSLFIASAPLFPQGRGKGEGKHINVLHHYLYDKLTFEAVGLILSFMEKDSGIGKEIVEYLSNLARISLSEEEKQHLTKELADIIEYVSKLSKIEAKINTSGDISITNVFREDKVKESKSAEDILSGAPEREDNFFKVPRII; encoded by the coding sequence ATGGGGTGGAAAGTACAGGAAGGTCTCACCCTTACCTATCTTGCCCTGATGGGCTTCGTTCATCCCCCTCACCAACTCAGTGGGAGTGCCAGACGATGCTCTTTATTCATCGCATCGGCACCCCTCTTCCCTCAAGGGCGAGGAAAAGGTGAGGGAAAACATATTAATGTATTACATCACTATCTGTACGATAAATTGACTTTTGAGGCAGTTGGGCTTATACTATCTTTTATGGAAAAAGATTCTGGAATAGGAAAGGAGATTGTGGAGTATTTATCAAATCTGGCACGTATCTCCTTATCAGAGGAAGAAAAACAACATCTTACAAAGGAACTGGCTGATATTATTGAGTATGTCTCTAAACTTTCTAAAATTGAAGCAAAGATAAACACATCAGGAGATATCTCTATAACAAATGTATTTCGTGAAGATAAGGTAAAAGAATCTAAAAGTGCGGAAGATATACTCTCCGGAGCACCTGAAAGGGAAGATAATTTTTTTAAGGTGCCGAGGATTATATAA
- a CDS encoding acetyl-CoA carboxylase carboxyltransferase subunit alpha, with translation MERKYLDFEKPLEDIEKKIELLQKGRKNGAAENAEDIVLLKQQLSEKTKEIFSNITDWQIVQLSRHPNRPHTLDYIENIFEEFIELHGDRVSEDDTAIITGLGKFRGIPVGIVGQQKGRDTKENLYRKFGMAHPAGYRKARRIMKLAEKLHIPVITFIDTPGANPDIKAEEEGQALVIAENLLEMALLNTPIICIIIGEGGSGGALGIGVGDRILMQEYSIYSVISPEGCASILWKSQSAVEEAAKSLKLTARALLDLGVIDAIIPEPLGGAHRDWGKTFELTATAIDGTIRDLKTMRIEQLVELRYQKYRKIGFWSEGEGKNE, from the coding sequence ATGGAAAGAAAATATCTTGACTTTGAAAAACCACTGGAAGATATAGAGAAGAAGATAGAACTATTACAGAAAGGTAGGAAAAACGGTGCGGCTGAAAATGCAGAAGATATTGTTCTTTTAAAACAACAACTATCCGAAAAAACAAAAGAGATATTTTCAAATATCACTGACTGGCAGATTGTCCAGTTATCAAGGCATCCAAACAGACCACATACACTGGACTATATAGAAAATATCTTTGAGGAATTTATTGAACTCCACGGGGACAGGGTAAGCGAGGATGATACTGCTATTATCACAGGACTGGGTAAATTCAGGGGCATACCTGTTGGTATTGTGGGGCAACAGAAAGGCAGGGATACAAAAGAAAATCTTTACAGAAAATTTGGGATGGCACATCCTGCCGGTTATAGAAAAGCACGAAGGATAATGAAATTAGCAGAAAAGCTGCATATCCCTGTCATCACTTTCATAGATACACCTGGAGCGAACCCTGATATCAAAGCAGAGGAAGAGGGACAGGCACTTGTAATAGCAGAAAACCTTCTTGAGATGGCGCTGTTGAATACACCTATTATCTGTATAATAATAGGAGAGGGTGGAAGTGGTGGTGCACTGGGTATAGGTGTAGGTGATAGAATTCTGATGCAGGAATATTCCATATATTCTGTAATCTCCCCTGAGGGATGTGCCTCTATATTATGGAAAAGTCAGTCAGCAGTGGAAGAGGCAGCAAAATCCCTTAAACTGACTGCAAGGGCACTTTTAGACCTCGGTGTAATAGATGCTATCATCCCTGAACCACTGGGAGGTGCTCACAGGGACTGGGGAAAAACATTTGAACTGACTGCAACAGCCATTGATGGGACTATAAGAGACCTTAAGACAATGAGGATTGAACAACTTGTAGAGTTAAGATACCAGAAGTACAGAAAGATAGGGTTCTGGAGTGAAGGAGAAGGGAAAAATGAATAA